CCGAGCGCCGGGCGCATCTCGTCGGCGGCGCCCTCCACCAGGTACCCGGCCTCGATCAGCGGCTTGACCGCCTTGGTGACGGCGGCCGGGGACAGCGCGGTACGGCGGGCCACCTCCAGCCGGGTGAGGGGCCCTTGGGACAGGACCGTGGTGAAGATCTGCGAGGCGGCCGGCGTGTTCGCCGGGAACGTCTCGACGCGAGGGGTCGGGCGCATGGCCGGAACCTATTCCGCTTCTTTTCCGTCGTCAATAAAAGAAGCCGGATTGGTCTGTGAGAGGGCTGTCAGCGCCGGCCGGCGCGAGAGGAGACGGCGGGCCGGGATGGCCGACAGGGCCCACCGCCCCTCCCGCGGCGCCGAGTTCGGCGTGTCCGACGAGGTGGAGGGGCAGTGGGCGTGACGCGGGCGGTGCGACGTCAGTGCCGGTCGGCCGGGGTGTTGGCCGCGGTGACATTGACGGCGGCCCAGGACTGGTCCACCGTCCGGTACTCGACGCTGTTCGCCCCGTACAGGTCCTGCGCCGCCTTCAGCGTCGCGACGCGCGCGTCGTGGAAGTCGGTCGTGGAGACCATGTAGCGGGTCAGGGCGCGGTAGTAGATCGCCGTGGCCTTGGTGCGGCCGATGCCCTTGACCGTGGAGCCGTCGAAGGTGGGCGAGTCGTACTTGACGCCGCCGATCGTCTTCTGGCCGCTGCCCTCGGCGAGCAGGTAGTACGCGTGCGAGGAGACGCCGGAACCGGCGTGCACCTCGGCGTCGTACACCTCGGGCGCCCAGTAGTCGATGGTGCCCTCGAGTCTGTCCAGCGACGGGTGATCGAGGCGGCGCAGGAACTTCTGGGCCAGGCCCATCTTCTCGCCGATGAGGTAGTCCGGCTTGTCCGTCGCGTTGTTGGTGGCGAACTCGACGTTGGAGGCGAAGATGTCGGCGAGGGACTCGTTCAGCGAGCCGGGCTCGCCGAACTGGTTGCCCTGGGAGTCCACCCGCGTCGGCTCCAGCTTGGCGGTGGCGTCCACCACGCCGTGGGTCAGCTCGTGGCCGGTGACGTCCAGGGCGACCAGCGGCTTCTTGAACATGTCGCCGTCGCCGTCGCCGTACAGCATGCAGCCGCAGTCGGAGTCCCAGAAGGCGTTGGCGATCTGCTTGCCCCAGTGCACCATCGCCTTGGCGGGCTTGCTGTTGTTGGCGATGCCCTTGCGACCGAAGGTCTTCTTGTAGAAGTCCAGGGTCTTGGTGATGCCGTACTGGGCGTCGGCCGCGGCGCTGTTGCGGCTCGTGGTGGCGCCGTTGCCGAAGACGTCGTTCTTGGTGGTGATCTTCGTGCCGCGGCCGAAGCTCTCCGTGTAGCTGCCCTTGGCGTCCCGGGTCTCGCTGCCGTAGCGGGTGGGGTCCTTGAGCTGGAAGGTGGTGCGGGCCGTCTGGGTCGTCTTCAGCGGAACCTTGCCGACGAACAGGGACTTGCCCGTGCCGTTCGCCGTCACCGGGTAACGGGTGGCGGCGGACGCCGATCCCGCCAGGAGGCCGGCGCTCTGCGCGCCGGCGCCGGTGACGGGCGCCGAGGTCTCGCCGCGCTCGCGCAGGGTGTCGAGCAGCTTCGGCGAGAGGAACTCGTCGTTGTCCGGCGTGTTGCTGCGTACCTTGCCGCTCACGGCGTCGATGACGACCGTGCGGGAGCCGGTGCCCTGCGTGGTGGAGCTGTCGGCCACCGGCACCCGGTAGGCGAGGGCGGAGGCTCCGTCGCGGGCGTCGACGACGAGTTCGGCCGAACCGGCGTCGCCCTTGGCGACCGACGCCGCCTTCTGCTCCGCCTCGGCGGCGGAGAGCTTCGCGCCGGTGGTCGCGGCCTTGACGGTGTGGTCGGCGGCCCGGGTCACGCCCGCGTACGAGAGCTGCCGGGTGAGGTGGACGACGAGGTCCCCGCCCAGGACCGGCAGGCCCTGGTGCGTCCGGGTGAAGCGGACGTGCCGCGCCCCCTCGGGATCGATCATGACGTCGTGGGCCTGCAGGGCGTCCCCCCGGGAGACGCCCGTCGCCGCGGCGTGGGCGAAGGCGGCCGACCTGGCGGCCGACACGACGGCGGCGGCCGAGGCGTCGGCGGCGGTCGCGTGGGTCCCCGTGTCCGGGCCCGCGAAAGCGGTGCCCGCAAGGCCGGTGGCGGCCGTCGTCACGACGACGGCGACCGCCACGCTGCGTATGTGCGGTCTGCGCACTGGTGAGGGTTTCCTTCCTCGCAGAGCGGTCGGGATCACCAACCGCCCTGAGGGATGGCGCCGTTGGGCGCCATGGGGCTGGTCGGGCCCTGGAACGGAACCCTTTCGGATGAGTCATGCACATGTAAAGCCCAAATGATCGCTTTCCATGCGATACAGGGCAATACTTTGCAAATCCACATCACTCGGTGATCGGAGGGTCACCAACTGTGTGTCATCCGTGGAGATGTGACGAGACGGAAGCAGGTTGCCTCCAGTGAATGTGACTCATCTCGCAACGAGGGGAACGGCTCTGGGCGCGGCCGCGCTCTGCCTCCTCGCCGGGACCGCGCAGGCCGCACCGGCCGGTCCGCTCCCCAAACCCGACCTCGCGGGCGTCGACGGCGTGTTGCGCACCGCGCTGCGCCAGGGCGCGCCCGGGGCCATCGCCCGCGTCGACGACCACGGCACGGTCCGCACGGCGGCCGTCGGCGTCGCGGACCGGGGTACCGGACGAGCCATCTCGAACGCCGACCGGTTCCGCATCGGCAGTGTCACCAAGGTCTTCTCGGCGGTGGTGCTCATGCAGCTCGCCGACGAGGGGAAGCTGAGCCTGGACGCCTCGGTCGACCGCTATCTGCCCGGACTCCTGCCCGACAGCCGGATCACGGTGCGTCAGGTACTGGGCCACCGCAGCGGCCTGTACGACTACACGAACGACATGTTCGCCAAGTCGGTCTCCGGGTTCGAGTCGGTCCGCTCCAAGGTCTTCACCTACCGCCAGCTGGTGGACCGCTCACTGCGGCACACCCGCACCAACGCCCCCGGCGCCGCGTACGCGTACTCCAACACCAACTTCGTGGTCGCCGGGATGCTCATCGAGAAGCTCACCGGCCACTCTGTGGGCACCGAGTACGCCAACCGCATCATCGAACCGCTGAATCTGCGGGACACGTTCTACGTGCACCCGGGCAAGAGCATCCCCGGCCGGTACGCCCGCGGCTACCTCACCCCGGACTCGGCGGGCGCCCCGCTGGTGGACGCGACGCGGCAGACGGTGTCCTGGGCGCAGAGCGCCGGCGCGCTGATCTCCAGCACCCGGGACCTGGACAGGTTCCTGTCGGCCCTGCTGGGCGGCCGGCTGATGTCGGCCACGCGGCTCGGGCAGATGGAGCGCATGATCCCGGTGAACAGCACCCAGGCCTACGGACTCGGGCTGCGGCGCCGTGATCTGTCGTGCGGGGTCTCGG
Above is a genomic segment from Streptomyces sp. SLBN-31 containing:
- a CDS encoding M4 family metallopeptidase; the protein is MRRPHIRSVAVAVVVTTAATGLAGTAFAGPDTGTHATAADASAAAVVSAARSAAFAHAAATGVSRGDALQAHDVMIDPEGARHVRFTRTHQGLPVLGGDLVVHLTRQLSYAGVTRAADHTVKAATTGAKLSAAEAEQKAASVAKGDAGSAELVVDARDGASALAYRVPVADSSTTQGTGSRTVVIDAVSGKVRSNTPDNDEFLSPKLLDTLRERGETSAPVTGAGAQSAGLLAGSASAATRYPVTANGTGKSLFVGKVPLKTTQTARTTFQLKDPTRYGSETRDAKGSYTESFGRGTKITTKNDVFGNGATTSRNSAAADAQYGITKTLDFYKKTFGRKGIANNSKPAKAMVHWGKQIANAFWDSDCGCMLYGDGDGDMFKKPLVALDVTGHELTHGVVDATAKLEPTRVDSQGNQFGEPGSLNESLADIFASNVEFATNNATDKPDYLIGEKMGLAQKFLRRLDHPSLDRLEGTIDYWAPEVYDAEVHAGSGVSSHAYYLLAEGSGQKTIGGVKYDSPTFDGSTVKGIGRTKATAIYYRALTRYMVSTTDFHDARVATLKAAQDLYGANSVEYRTVDQSWAAVNVTAANTPADRH
- a CDS encoding serine hydrolase; translation: MTHLATRGTALGAAALCLLAGTAQAAPAGPLPKPDLAGVDGVLRTALRQGAPGAIARVDDHGTVRTAAVGVADRGTGRAISNADRFRIGSVTKVFSAVVLMQLADEGKLSLDASVDRYLPGLLPDSRITVRQVLGHRSGLYDYTNDMFAKSVSGFESVRSKVFTYRQLVDRSLRHTRTNAPGAAYAYSNTNFVVAGMLIEKLTGHSVGTEYANRIIEPLNLRDTFYVHPGKSIPGRYARGYLTPDSAGAPLVDATRQTVSWAQSAGALISSTRDLDRFLSALLGGRLMSATRLGQMERMIPVNSTQAYGLGLRRRDLSCGVSVYGHTGAVQGYYTYAFATKDGRRSLTALANTSNNGAVLNTMLGTLESAFCGKPGKVRRGSAVVERHEDMAPEVARD